The window CGGGATGGTTTTGGCGAAGCCGAAGTCGATTACCCCGCATACGAAATTCAAGGGTGAAGTTTACGTTTTATCGAAGGAAGAAGGCGGTCGTCATACGCCATTCTTCGATGGTTACCGTCCTCAGTTTTACTTCCGTACGACGGACGTAACGGGCGCGGTAAAACTTCCGGAAGGCCGTGAGATGGTATT of the bacterium genome contains:
- the tuf gene encoding elongation factor Tu (EF-Tu; promotes GTP-dependent binding of aminoacyl-tRNA to the A-site of ribosomes during protein biosynthesis; when the tRNA anticodon matches the mRNA codon, GTP hydrolysis results; the inactive EF-Tu-GDP leaves the ribosome and release of GDP is promoted by elongation factor Ts; many prokaryotes have two copies of the gene encoding EF-Tu), with amino-acid sequence GMVLAKPKSITPHTKFKGEVYVLSKEEGGRHTPFFDGYRPQFYFRTTDVTGAVKLPEGREMVLPGDRVTVDVELITPIAMEEKLKFAIREGGRTVGAGVVTQIIE